In one Longimicrobium sp. genomic region, the following are encoded:
- a CDS encoding PilN domain-containing protein, protein MPARLALALAPDHLVAVRLRGLLAPRPAEVLSCPLAPPSDDGWPALEEALRDLARELGATRGTVDVALLRRLAHARVLSLPPVRRGELAALVRRGARRHFAVRDEALVADAVRLPLPHTGSLAPALAACAPAALAETIAAACAAAGFRVGTMVPAAAALAAGVRALVPSAKFGRTAVIACTAAGPELLVLVAGQPARIQPLAAFASPDHPSLAERVLAALHGDEELAGCGVIAVCGAEDGAAEVRAALLDDERFAGRVASNAALERLPAEAVIALGAARAGGSAPALLPESILVSRTRAAKRRAMVFSAASAVLLASAAGLHLDGVRREVAAIEAKRHEIRKPVNDALEARAAVERVRGRLQTLAALESAAPAWTGEIAALARALPDSAHLRTLAGDSAGMRLAGVARSASAVVPALEASRHFERVSLAAPVRWEQGDAGERFDVAAFRAAPGRRQ, encoded by the coding sequence ATGCCCGCGCGGCTGGCGCTGGCGCTGGCGCCGGACCACCTCGTCGCCGTCCGGCTGCGCGGCCTGCTGGCGCCGCGCCCGGCCGAGGTGCTGTCGTGCCCGCTGGCGCCGCCGTCGGACGACGGGTGGCCGGCGCTGGAGGAGGCGCTGCGCGACCTGGCCCGCGAGCTGGGCGCCACCCGCGGCACCGTGGACGTGGCGCTGCTGCGGCGGCTGGCGCACGCCCGCGTGCTGTCGCTGCCGCCCGTGCGCCGCGGCGAGCTGGCCGCGCTGGTCCGCCGCGGCGCGCGCCGCCACTTCGCCGTGCGCGACGAGGCGCTGGTGGCCGACGCCGTGCGCCTGCCGCTGCCCCACACCGGCTCGCTCGCGCCGGCGCTGGCCGCCTGCGCCCCGGCCGCCCTCGCCGAGACCATCGCCGCGGCGTGCGCGGCGGCGGGGTTCCGGGTGGGAACGATGGTGCCCGCGGCGGCGGCGCTGGCGGCGGGGGTCCGCGCGCTGGTGCCGTCCGCGAAGTTCGGTCGCACCGCCGTCATCGCCTGCACGGCGGCGGGGCCCGAGCTGCTGGTGCTGGTCGCCGGGCAGCCCGCGCGCATCCAGCCCCTGGCCGCGTTCGCATCTCCCGATCACCCCTCGCTGGCCGAGCGCGTCCTGGCGGCGCTGCATGGCGACGAGGAGCTGGCCGGGTGCGGCGTGATCGCCGTCTGCGGCGCGGAGGACGGGGCGGCCGAGGTCCGCGCGGCGCTGCTGGACGACGAGCGCTTCGCCGGCCGCGTGGCATCGAACGCCGCGCTGGAGCGGCTCCCCGCCGAGGCGGTGATCGCGCTCGGCGCGGCGCGGGCCGGGGGATCGGCGCCGGCGCTCCTTCCCGAATCGATCCTCGTCTCCCGCACCCGTGCGGCGAAGCGCAGGGCGATGGTGTTCTCCGCCGCGTCGGCGGTCCTGCTCGCTTCCGCGGCGGGGCTGCACCTGGACGGCGTGCGGCGCGAGGTGGCGGCGATCGAGGCCAAGCGCCACGAGATCCGCAAGCCGGTGAACGACGCGCTGGAGGCCCGCGCCGCGGTGGAGCGCGTCCGCGGGCGGCTGCAGACGCTGGCCGCGCTCGAGTCCGCCGCGCCCGCGTGGACCGGCGAGATCGCCGCGCTGGCCCGCGCGCTCCCCGACTCGGCGCACCTGCGCACCCTGGCGGGCGACTCGGCGGGGATGCGGCTGGCGGGGGTGGCGCGCTCGGCCTCCGCGGTCGTTCCTGCGCTGGAGGCCAGCCGCCACTTCGAGCGCGTCTCC
- a CDS encoding type II secretion system F family protein: MEVAAVPAFAWRAATPAGRTVRGVEDADTAAAVEKRLGDRGLFALEVSPATASRAAEDRPRAAFRGRRADVAEAVRYLAILLESGFPLDRALAAVSRVVARRDVAAAVLDVRDRVRGGARLDEAMAAHPAAFPRFAVGMVRAGERGGKLAPALDRLAGQMERDLALRSRMVSAMIYPAVVASAGAGALAVLFAWVLPRFVALLADTGSAIPRSTQLLLATGKFVGQWWWALLLVPVVVAAIVAAVRSTDEGRAGVDRALLAVPLVGGLRRRAASARLARTLSALLESGLPILGALEVAAASQSDGAVAEEVLRAREDVRAGDRLAAALRRSGAFPFLFVQMVEVGEEGGRLPEMLERAAASMEGELERGLDRMLRLVEPVMIVFFGLLVGAVALSLLQAIYGIQPEGL; this comes from the coding sequence GTGGAAGTAGCCGCCGTGCCGGCCTTCGCCTGGCGCGCCGCGACGCCCGCGGGCCGCACCGTCCGCGGGGTGGAGGACGCCGACACCGCCGCCGCCGTGGAGAAGCGGCTGGGCGACCGCGGCCTCTTCGCGCTGGAGGTGTCGCCCGCCACGGCGTCGCGCGCCGCGGAGGACCGGCCGCGCGCCGCCTTCCGCGGGCGGAGGGCGGACGTGGCCGAGGCGGTGCGCTACCTGGCGATCCTGCTGGAGTCCGGCTTTCCGCTGGACCGCGCGCTGGCCGCCGTCTCCCGCGTGGTCGCGCGGCGCGACGTGGCGGCGGCGGTGCTGGACGTGCGCGACCGGGTGCGCGGCGGCGCGCGGCTGGACGAGGCGATGGCGGCGCACCCCGCCGCCTTCCCGCGCTTCGCGGTGGGGATGGTGCGCGCCGGCGAGCGCGGCGGGAAGCTGGCCCCGGCGCTGGACCGGCTGGCGGGGCAGATGGAGCGCGACCTGGCGCTGCGCTCGCGCATGGTCTCGGCGATGATCTACCCGGCGGTGGTGGCATCGGCGGGGGCGGGGGCGCTGGCGGTGCTGTTCGCCTGGGTGCTGCCGCGCTTCGTGGCGCTGCTGGCCGACACCGGATCCGCCATCCCCCGCTCCACGCAGCTGCTGCTGGCCACGGGAAAGTTCGTGGGGCAGTGGTGGTGGGCGCTCCTGCTCGTCCCGGTCGTGGTCGCGGCGATCGTGGCGGCGGTGCGGTCGACCGACGAGGGGCGCGCGGGGGTGGACCGGGCGCTGCTGGCGGTGCCGCTGGTGGGCGGGCTGCGGCGGCGGGCGGCGTCGGCGCGGCTGGCGCGGACGCTCTCGGCGCTGCTGGAGAGCGGGCTGCCGATCCTGGGCGCGCTGGAGGTGGCCGCCGCGAGCCAGTCCGACGGCGCCGTGGCGGAGGAGGTGCTGCGGGCGCGCGAGGACGTGCGCGCCGGCGACCGGCTGGCGGCGGCGCTCCGGCGCAGCGGCGCCTTCCCTTTCCTGTTCGTGCAGATGGTGGAGGTCGGCGAGGAGGGCGGCCGCCTGCCGGAGATGCTGGAGCGCGCCGCCGCGAGCATGGAGGGAGAGCTGGAGCGCGGGCTGGACCGCATGCTCCGGCTGGTGGAGCCGGTGATGATCGTGTTCTTCGGCCTTCTCGTCGGCGCCGTCGCGCTGTCGCTGCTGCAGGCGATCTACGGCATCCAGCCGGAAGGGCTGTAG
- the gspG gene encoding type II secretion system major pseudopilin GspG, producing the protein MTEHLLLADIVERILAAPPRPAHEIAAARRERIGAPPVAEGVEPRAADPPRGRHWSDARGHRRPVMGFTLIEVLVVIVVITVLATLVAPNVFRHVGSAKEATAKTQMEMLGSAVDAYRLDNDEYPTTEQGLAALRARPQAGPQPRSWRGPYLRRDVPLDPWGRPYVYRMPGIANPEGYDLLTLGRDGREGGEGEDADVLGWK; encoded by the coding sequence ATGACGGAGCACCTGCTTCTCGCGGACATCGTGGAGCGGATCCTGGCCGCCCCGCCGCGCCCCGCGCACGAGATCGCGGCGGCGCGGCGGGAGCGCATCGGCGCGCCGCCCGTAGCTGAGGGCGTGGAGCCTAGGGCCGCCGATCCGCCGCGCGGCCGCCACTGGAGCGACGCCCGCGGGCATCGCCGTCCGGTGATGGGCTTCACCCTGATCGAGGTCCTCGTGGTGATCGTGGTGATCACCGTGCTCGCCACCCTCGTCGCCCCCAACGTCTTCCGCCACGTGGGGAGCGCCAAGGAGGCCACGGCGAAGACGCAGATGGAGATGCTGGGCTCGGCGGTGGACGCGTACCGGCTGGACAACGACGAGTATCCCACGACCGAGCAGGGGCTGGCCGCGCTCCGGGCGCGCCCGCAGGCGGGGCCGCAGCCGCGCAGCTGGCGCGGGCCGTACCTGCGCCGCGACGTGCCGCTGGACCCGTGGGGCCGCCCGTACGTCTACCGCATGCCGGGGATCGCGAACCCGGAGGGCTACGACCTGCTGACGCTGGGGCGCGACGGCCGCGAGGGCGGCGAGGGCGAGGACGCCGACGTGCTGGGGTGGAAGTAG